The following proteins come from a genomic window of Dermacentor albipictus isolate Rhodes 1998 colony chromosome 8, USDA_Dalb.pri_finalv2, whole genome shotgun sequence:
- the LOC135921159 gene encoding uncharacterized protein, whose translation MFARLEIAAVVSARVEFVCLCGASPPLLGKTMMNPEQEEAVLLGLLASTFLAMHDAQKHSPKRRRQRRWWVRPALQEREQLGHATQLLPLLRNRDVEYYREYLRMPPRSFDMLVQLVGPHIRKKDTNFRKAISPEHRLAQTVRFLAAGETLRSSCFSFLNGRSTACGIVSSVCQVLWDVLGPLYVACPSSADEWLRIASDFEERWNTPHCVGAIDGKHVAIQCPSKSGSEDRNYKNFFSKSLLAISDACYRFLYVEIGHHGSDSDGGVFSRSRLQDAILSNKQGFPHDAPLGNVGNIPFYLGGDEAFPLKTYMMRPYPRKSLHPFLPASTEEQPLEGDSSSSHFVETHKKRIFNCRLSRARRVIENAFGIMAQRWRILRRPFKAKDENVRRIVSACVVLHNFLLKESPTSRSAYCPPGTADHVDWQGNISEGSWRAEDSSNNALPPLRSTGCHSTRAAYKMRDDLAKYFVSDGQIPWQESMIMDRTLYSGVTQSGDDPAPESSSTELAS comes from the exons atgttcgcgcggctcgaaattgcagcagttgtctccgctcgcgtcgagttcgtgtgtttatgtggcgcgtctccaccattacttggaaagacaatgatgaaccccgagcaagaagaggcagtactgctcggcctgttggcaagcacctttctggcgatgcatgacgcgcagaagcattcgccgaagagacggcggcagcggcgttggtgggttcgcccagCTCTGCAAGAGCGCGAACAGCTTGGTCACGCCACACAACTGCTACCCCTCCTGCGAAATCGCGACGTGGAGTACTACAGAGA GTACCTGAGGATGCCTCCACGTTCTTTCGACATGCTCGTGCAGCTCGTCGGACCACACATTCGGAAGAAAGATACGAATTTCCGAAAAGCGATCAGTCCCGAGCACCGGCTTGCGCAAACTGTCAG GTTCTTGGCTGCAGGGGAAACGCTCCGCTCATCTTGTTTTAGCTTCCTAAACGGACGCTCGACAGCCTGTGGCATTGTGTCGTCGGTGTGCCAGGTGCTGTGGGACGTCCTTGGCCCTTTGTACGTTGCCTGTCCATCAAGTGCAGATGAGTGGCTGCGG ATTGCAAGTGATTTCGAGGAGCGGTGGAACACGCCCCACTGCGTGGGCGCAATTGATGGAAAACATGTTGCCATTCAATGTCCTTCCAAATCAGGAAGTGAGGACCGGAACTACAAAAACTTTTTCAGTAAATCTCTGCTTGCCATCAGCGACGCCTGCTACAG ATTTCTGTACGTAGAAATAGGTCACCATGGCAGCGACTCAGATGGTGGTGTGTTCAGCAGAAGTAGGCTACAAGACGCCATTCTTTCCAACAAGCAAGGATTCCCCCATGATGCACCATTGGGCAACGTTGGCAACATTCCCTTCTACCTGGGGGGAGATGAAGCATTTCCCCTTAAGACATACATGATGCGGCCGTATCCCAGGAAAA GTCTTCACCCATTTTTGCCTGCTAGCACAGAGGAGCAGCCATTAGAAGGTGATTCTTCATCAAGCCACTTTGTCGAGACCCACAAAAAAAGGATCTTCAACTGCCGTCTCAGCAGAGCCCGTCGGGTCATAGAGAATGCCTTTGGCATAATGGCACAGAGGTGGCGCATCCTGCGCCGCCCGTTCAAAGCTAAGGACGAGAATGTGAGAAGGATTGTCTCTGCTTGTGTAGTCCTGCACAACTTCCTGCTCAAGGAGTCCCCCACTTCCCGATCTGCATACTGCCCTCCTGGAACAGCTGACCATGTAGACTGGCAGGGAAACATAAGTGAAGGGAGCTGGAGGGCCGAGGACAGCAGCAACAATGCACTGCCACCTCTGCGTAGCACAGGCTGTCACTCAACCAG AGCTGCCTACAAAATGCGGGACGACCTTGCCAAGTACTTTGTCAGTGACGGCCAGATCCCTTGGCAAGAGTCCATGATCATGGACAGAACACTGTACAGTG GTGTCACGCAAAGTGGCGACGATCCTGCTCCGGAAAGCTCGTCTACGGAGCTTGCATCTTAA